The stretch of DNA GATTTCCGGACAGATATATGCCCTGTAAGCATAATAGGCTCAATAACATCTGACAAGGATATAATGCTTTATGATATGCACAAAAAAACAGTTCTTCTTGAAACAGCCGGATGGAACCATTTTTCTTCATAATGATTGATGTAAAAAAACATAAAATGCATAATTCAAACCGGGCAGTACAGCCTTATAATGTTTTTTCAAATGTATATGACTTTCTTATGAGTCATGTTGACTATACGGAATGGGCTGAGTATATTGATAATATCTTTAAAAAATATGGAGAAAGAAAAATTTCTTCTGTTGTTGATTGTGCATGCGGTACAGGAAGCCTCGCAGGTACATTATCAGCAATGTTTTATAAAACCGCAGGATTTGATATATCAATGAATATGATTAAACAGGCCAATGCAAAACATTTTCCTTCCCTCTGTTTATGGCAGGGCGATTTAACATCTATTGCATTAAAACAAGAGTGGGATGCTGCACTCTGTTTGTATGATTCTCTGCAGTACCTTCCCAAAATTTCAGTCGAAAAATTTTTTAAAGAAGCATCAAAAATAATTGTTCCGGGCGGGCTGCTTCTTTTTGACCTTGTTTCCGAATTACATCTTATAACATACTGGGCTAATACTGTGGAACATGATATTGTGGGAGAATGGGAGATTACAAGGCACAGCAAACTTAACAGAAGGCTGCGTGAACAACATACATATTTTACTTTTAAAAATATTGAAACCGGCAAAACAATCTCTGAGCATCATATTCAATATGTATATTCTATTGATGAAATAGTTTCAATCCTGACCAACAACGGGTTTAAACAGGTTGGTATTTTTGATGATTTTTCAAATAACAGGGGGACCGAAAAATCTGACAGAGTACACATTTTGTGCAGAACGGAGGCAAAAATTTGATTCGATTACACGACGTATGGTACAGAATTGACGGGAACACCATTCTTGAAAGCATTGAGCTTTCTTTAAAACCCGGAGATTTCGTTGCTGTTTTAGGGCCCAGCGGAGCAGGAAAAAGCACTCTTCTGCGGCTTATCAATATGGAAATTTTTCCCACAAGAGGTATTGCAGAAGTAGCACAGTATAAGAGCAACACAATTTATGACAGAGAAATTCCTCTGCTGCGCAGAAAAGTCGGTGTAATTTTTCAGGATTTCAAACTGTTGGAAGACAGAGACGTTTATGAAAATGTTGCTTTTGCTCTTTGGGCAACCGGAACGCGCAGGGGGCAAATAAAAAGAAGAGTCTTTAAAGTTCTTGCGGAAGTCGGATTAAGCCACAGAAGATATTCTCTTATCCAGCAACTTTCAGGCGGAGAAAAACAGAGAGTAGCAGTTGCAAGGGCAATTGCAAATGAGCCCTTTGTTTTACTTGCCGATGAACCTACCGGCAACCTTGACCCTGAATCCACAAAAGATATTATGGAGCTCATCAAAAAGATCAATGCCAGAGGTGTTGCAGTTGTTATGGCAACACATAAAACGGAACTTGTTAAAACTCTTCCTGTCAGAATTGTTCAAATAGAAAACGGGAGGACAAAATCATGAGTTTAAATATCATATACTCCTTCCGTGAAGGGTTAAAAGGGCTCAAGCGAGTACGTATGGCTACTTTTCTTACTATTTCAACAATTGCAGTTACACACATACTACTTGGAATTTTTCTCCTTTTTACAGTCAATGTGCACAGGCTTGTAGACGTTTTCAAAAACAGAGTAACAATGGAAGTATTTATTGATAACAGCCTTTCCGATGCTGAACAAAAATCTCTCGGGGATAAAATATCAGCTATTCCCGGAATAGAATCCGTTATTTATGTCTCAAAAGAAGAGGCTCTTAAAACTTTTGCCAAAGAGACTGGAATTGACCCTGTATCAATCCTCGGGAGTAACCCTCTGCCGTCATCTTTCCGAATAAAAATAACAAACAGCAACCTTACTCCGGATAAAATTGAAGCACTAAAACAATCTGTAGCAGCCCTTGACGGGGTTGATGATGTTGTTTACAACAGTACTCTCTTTAAAGCTGTTATAAAAAACAGCAGAAGGGTTTTGATTGTAGACGGATTTTTATTCGGGCTTGTAATGCTGTCATCTGTGCTTCTTGTTGCAAATACATTAAGGCTGTCCATTTTCTCTCAGAGAAAATCAATACAAATTATGGAACTCGTAGGAGCAACAAGAGGGTTTATCAGAAGGCCGTATTTAATTCAGGGTGTTATTCAGGGGCTATCCGGCGGATTGTTCGGCTCAGGAGCAATTCTGCTATGCATTGGATTAATTAATTCACACTTTATGCATCTTCTTTCTGCTTCTGCATTTGTAGTAATTTTCCCTGCTTTGCTCGGCATGATTTTAGGATATGCAGGCAGCAGCATTGCAATGAAAAAATTTCTGCTTTGATTTATTAAAATATTTAATACCACTACAGGCCCGGAAAAATTGCACTAATCCGGGCCTGCTTTTACCACACTTCAACCCAACCCATAATTTCTTTTAAGGCTTTAAGACAACAGATTGGAATCAGAATTCTTCCCGTGCTTTTTCAGATACAGCCTCCATGTAATCGCCCATTTTTCAGGATCATCAAACCAGGACTCGTCAATTTTATGTACTACACTTCTGTGAGGTGCGCTCTTTACATTTTCAGGATTTGTTCGCGCTTCTTCTACAATGTATTTTAATGCTTCGAGATATTCATCCAGTTCGTCTTTTGAATAGGATTCAGTAGGTTCAATTGTAAACGGCTGGGGTACAATGAACGGATGATGACTTGACCAGAGATGAAATCCGAAATCACACATACGACAGGTAATATCAAAAGTGCTCACACCTGTTTCCTTGTAGAGTTTTTCCCATGTGTACCTTACCTGCTCAATCCTTCTTTTACCGCCTTTAAAAGGTGAATCTGCTCCGTCAATTTCCGTAATATGCTTTAAAAGATAATTATTATTTAAAACTGCGATTTTTGATACTTCTTTTAAACCTTCCGCACCAAGACTCCTTATCCATGCATAAGATTTTAAAATTACAGGAAACACTCCCCAGAAAGATCTTGTTTTGCCGATACTGTTTTTAAGATTAAAATTAAAAGAATATTTCTTCCCATCATAATCTACGATGGGAACAGGGAGGAATTCCTCAAGTTCTTTTGTTACTCCAAGTGCTCCGGAAGCAGGCCCGCCGCATCCGTGAGGTGCTGCAAAAGTTTTGTGAAGGTTGAAAAAA from bacterium encodes:
- a CDS encoding class I SAM-dependent methyltransferase — encoded protein: MSHVDYTEWAEYIDNIFKKYGERKISSVVDCACGTGSLAGTLSAMFYKTAGFDISMNMIKQANAKHFPSLCLWQGDLTSIALKQEWDAALCLYDSLQYLPKISVEKFFKEASKIIVPGGLLLFDLVSELHLITYWANTVEHDIVGEWEITRHSKLNRRLREQHTYFTFKNIETGKTISEHHIQYVYSIDEIVSILTNNGFKQVGIFDDFSNNRGTEKSDRVHILCRTEAKI
- a CDS encoding ATP-binding cassette domain-containing protein; this encodes MIRLHDVWYRIDGNTILESIELSLKPGDFVAVLGPSGAGKSTLLRLINMEIFPTRGIAEVAQYKSNTIYDREIPLLRRKVGVIFQDFKLLEDRDVYENVAFALWATGTRRGQIKRRVFKVLAEVGLSHRRYSLIQQLSGGEKQRVAVARAIANEPFVLLADEPTGNLDPESTKDIMELIKKINARGVAVVMATHKTELVKTLPVRIVQIENGRTKS
- a CDS encoding ABC transporter permease; protein product: MSLNIIYSFREGLKGLKRVRMATFLTISTIAVTHILLGIFLLFTVNVHRLVDVFKNRVTMEVFIDNSLSDAEQKSLGDKISAIPGIESVIYVSKEEALKTFAKETGIDPVSILGSNPLPSSFRIKITNSNLTPDKIEALKQSVAALDGVDDVVYNSTLFKAVIKNSRRVLIVDGFLFGLVMLSSVLLVANTLRLSIFSQRKSIQIMELVGATRGFIRRPYLIQGVIQGLSGGLFGSGAILLCIGLINSHFMHLLSASAFVVIFPALLGMILGYAGSSIAMKKFLL